One window of Amaranthus tricolor cultivar Red isolate AtriRed21 chromosome 11, ASM2621246v1, whole genome shotgun sequence genomic DNA carries:
- the LOC130827378 gene encoding uncharacterized protein LOC130827378, which yields MPELNWKHHTLIQSLLSRGPLSSNEFHKIFEGVTGRNPGAHDKLFNDYLLKINKELSFVQFELRACRNQYNGKVYFGIVNNIEDEQSKFGSKYSVPQIAFYRGIIEAIVQDVTGQGCISNIDALHIRLDSQIPGVSQSESEPQCQDVPAALRNFSMSQKEKALEELVRDKWLSNVDGNIGLGIRSFLDLRSWFRNCEVSSCEVCNEAGVKADLCPNEGCSIRIHNYCLIQKFSQRSAEKVCPGCSNPWPYTVTKAEALDIDNELNEATSKQGPSQRKRGRSSQSDNIGSGSSQSVTLRRSARIG from the exons ATGCCGGAACTAAACTGGAAGCATCACACTCTAATTCAATCTCTACTCTCACGTGGTCCTCTTAGTTCAAATGAATTTCACAAAATTTTCGAAGGTGTTACTGGAAGAAATCCAG GTGCTCATGATAAATTGTTCAATGATTATCTATTGAAGATTAATAAAGAGCTTTCCTTTGTTCAATTTGAGCTGCGCGCGTGTAGAAATCAGTATAATGGTAAAGTTTATTTCGGCATTGTTAATAATATTGAAGATGAACAATCGAAGTTTGGTTCTAAGTATTCAGTACCTCAAATTGCCTTTTACAGAGGCATT ATAGAAGCAATTGTACAAGATGTTACTGGGCAAGGTTGCATCTCTAATATTGATGCCCTGCATATAAGGTTGGACAGTCAG ATCCCAGGTGTTTCACAATCAGAGTCAGAACCACAGTGCCAGGATGTGCCTGCTGCACTGAGAAATTTCTCAATGTCCCAAAAAGAAAAGGCTCTCGAAGAACTTGTTCGTGATAAATGGCTCTCCAATGTGGATGGTAACATTGGACTTGGTATTAGATCGTTCCTTGATCTTCGAAGTTGGTTCCGCAATTGTGAGGTTTCATCATGTGAGGTTTGCAATGAAGCTGGGGTGAAG GCGGATTTGTGTCCGAATGAAGGGTGTTCCATTCGCATTCATAACTACTGTCTTATCCAGAAGTTTTCTCAAAGATCG GCCGAAAAAGTATGTCCTGGGTGTAGCAATCCTTGGCCCTACACAGTTACCAAAGCAGAAGCTTTAGACATTGATAATGAGTTGAACGAGGCAACATCGAAACAAGGACCTTCTCAGAGAAAGAGGGGAAGGAGCTCCCAGTCAGATAACATAGGATCGGGTTCCTCTCAGTCAGTTACATTGAGGAGATCTGCTCGTATTGGGTAA
- the LOC130826437 gene encoding uncharacterized protein LOC130826437 — MRHLILHEMLSLKVSDSLPYGTFVRIANKYGYTPRTIRNIWKRAIETKEENKPYVVDSKYKNCGRKRVQVPPNVLESKPMGERTCIRDIATCLDLAPTTVWRLIRRGEIKAHSNPLHPYLTDANKIRRVEWILSLIQEDTIHLHPMYKGMYDFIHIDEKWFYLTKKTQRVYIAHKEKIPYRAGKSSKFIPKAMFLGAVARPRWNRYGQCSFDGKIGIFPFVSRVAAQRNSINRPRGSIEIKPTDSITQEVYRSMLIEQLIPAILRKWPSDGPSIIFIQQDNARVHITNDDPIWQRNNRQGGFTFILTQQPPNSPDCNILDLGFFRSIQSLMHKKMPKNMNELIKAVEEAFEELHPKTLTNVWISLQHNLNEILKVKGSNDYVQPHLGKKVQEDNGRLRIQVRVPSQLVRECVRFLNPSTNQQGTQTENEDAAQLNQQILEAYDEAVEESQR, encoded by the coding sequence ATGAGGCATCTTATTTTACATGAAATGTTGTCACTTAAAGTAAGTGACTCACTCCCATATGGTACATTCGTACGAATAGCAAACAAATACGGTTACACACCAAGAACAATTCGAAACATATGGAAACGTGCAATTGAAACCAAAGAAGAAAACAAGCCTTATGTTGTCGATTCAAAGTACAAGAATTGTGGAAGAAAAAGAGTTCAAGTGCCACCAAACGTACTTGAATCAAAACCAATGGGTGAACGTACATGCATAAGAGATATTGCAACATGCTTAGACTTGGCACCAACAACGGTTTGGCGATTGATACGAAGGGGGGAGATTAAGGCACATTCAAATCCATTACACCCTTATTTAACGGATGCAAACAAGATAAGAAGGGTTGAGTGGATTTTAAGTCTCATTCAAGAAGATACAATTCATCTTCATCCAATGTATAAAGGTATGTATGACTTCATACATATTGatgaaaaatggttttacttaacCAAGAAGACACAAAGAGTTTATATAGCACACAAAGAAAAAATTCCATATAGGGCGGGAAAGTcatcaaaattcattccaaaagCTATGTTTTTAGGGGCGGTTGCAAGGCCTAGATGGAATCGATATGGCCAATGCTCATTTGATGGGAAAATCGGAATTTTCCCTTTCGTAAGTAGGGTTgcagcacaaagaaattcaattAACCGTCCAAGGGGGTCTATAGAAATTAAACCAACTGATTCGATTACTCAGGAAGTTTATAGGAGCATGCTCATTGAACAATTAATTCCAGCAATTCTAAGAAAATGGCCAAGTGATGGTCCATCGATAATTTTCATccaacaagataatgcaagggTTCACATAACAAATGATGATCCAATTTGGCAACGAAACAACAGGCAAGGGGGTTTTACATTCATTCTAACTCAACAACCACCAAATAGTCCCGATTGTAATATTCtagatttgggtttttttaggaGCATACAATCACTTATGCATAAGAAAATGCCAAAGAACATGAATGAGTTAATAAAAGCAGTGGAAGAAGCATTCGAAGAGTTACATCCAAAGACTTTAACCAATGTTTGGATTTCATTACAACACAACTTAAATGAAATCCTAAAGGTTAAAGGGTCTAATGACTATGTTCAGCCACACCTAGGGAAGAAAGTTCAAGAAGACAATGGAAGGTTACGAATACAAGTGCGAGTACCATCACAATTGGTTAGGGAATGTGTACGTTTCCTTAACCCAAGCACAAATCAGCAAGGCACACAAACAGAAAATGAAGATGCCGCACAACTTAATCAACAAatacttgaagcatatgatgaagCAGTGGAAGAATCTCAAAGATGA
- the LOC130826787 gene encoding 2-dehydro-3-deoxyphosphooctonate aldolase 1 — MESSAALFTQLKAAQPFFLMAGPNVIESEEHTMQMANHIKAITNKLGVPLIFKSSFDKANRTSAKSFRGPGLDEGLKILEKVKVAYDLPIVTDVHETIQCEAVGKVADVIQIPAFLCRQTDLLVAAAKTGKIINIKKGQFCAPTVMVNSAEKVRGAGNQNVMVCERGTMFGYNDLIVDPRNLEWLREANCPIVADITHSLQQPAGRKLDGGGVASGGFRELIPCIARTAVAVGVDGIFMEVHNDPLSAPVDGPTQWPLRHLEELLEELIAIAKVSKGKQQYEIDLTPF, encoded by the coding sequence ATGGAATCTTCAGCTGCATTATTCACCCAACTTAAAGCTGCCCAACCATTCTTCTTGATGGCGGGGCCTAATGTAATCGAATCTGAAGAACACACTATGCAGATGGCAAATCATATAAAAGCCATAACAAACAAACTAGGGGTACCTTTGATTTTCAAGTCCAGCTTTGACAAAGCTAACAGGACATCTGCCAAATCATTTAGGGGCCCTGGACTGGATGAAGGGTTAAAAATCCTTGAGAAAGTGAAAGTAGCATATGATCTTCCTATAGTTACTGATGTACATGAAACCATTCAGTGTGAAGCAGTCGGTAAAGTTGCTGATGTGATTCAGATCCCAGCTTTCTTATGCCGTCAGACGGACCTCCTTGTTGCAGCTGCCAAAACTGGGAAAATCATCAATATCAAGAAAGGGCAATTTTGTGCTCCTACTGTCATGGTGAACTCCGCTGAAAAAGTCCGAGGTGCTGGCAATCAGAATGTGATGGTTTGTGAGAGGGGGACCATGTTTGGGTACAATGACTTGATTGTAGATCCCCGTAACTTGGAATGGCTAAGAGAAGCTAATTGTCCCATTGTGGCTGATATCACACATTCACTACAGCAACCTGCAGGACGGAAATTGGATGGCGGAGGCGTTGCTAGTGGAGGGTTCCGTGAATTGATTCCATGTATTGCAAGAACTGCAGTTGCAGTAGGGGTTGATGGGATTTTCATGGAGGTACACAATGATCCATTAAGTGCACCCGTCGATGGGCCAACGCAATGGCCTCTTCGTCATTTGGAGGAGTTGCTTGAAGAGCTTATAGCAATTGCGAAAGTAAGCAAGGGGAAGCAACAATATGAAATTGATTTGACACCATTCTGA